One region of Salvia miltiorrhiza cultivar Shanhuang (shh) chromosome 3, IMPLAD_Smil_shh, whole genome shotgun sequence genomic DNA includes:
- the LOC131017500 gene encoding disease resistance protein RPH8A-like: MAAEAAISSAVELLGNLLIQKVKFLRGVKRNVELLKDELKRMQSFLKDANKKQFEDESVRNWISEIREVAQDAEDTIEIFLLNVENSKSKGLLKRCTRFAKRMYQLDKIGDEIESIRARLDAIDKSRERYGIKSLEEAADSTRRSQVELRRQLAHWEKDEHLVGMEDDVKKLLRESIMDEKKGLSVAVIQGMGGIGKSTLAREIYNHPDVVAGRFECRGWVVVSSEFTPQETIKQLILELPGSDGNKLRELEETTKDETYLIRKLQKMLHQQLQGKNYLIVLDDVWEQQHWQNLKSAFPIEQDKTSRLLITTRNKITAKDDQYVHKMELLTPEQSWELLLKKAFIDGKCAEELRSVGEQILEKCDGLPLAISVVGGLLVETQTKSGWQQVLNQINSYLDKPESNVPRILELSYQNLTPQLKSCFLCLAFFKEDSIIPAKRVIDIWAGMSLIKQEGKATIDEIGRGYLNELINRSMVQNIEQEGKATIDEIGRGFLNELINRSMVQNNAGFINDDRVNHCRLHDLLREVCLSKAGGEMGVKIVKGEDGVSSGSSCRTRHRVVDDKNLEIFSSDQNKHIRSLFILNVSREGIDVRTPSNYWKSFQLLKILDLDGFGFPTLPESLRFLVGLKCLRIRRDQSLFGYFVLTLPSWFDHLKKLEVLDVETEVVLFPDEALKLERLRHFHAYLVDGKPMSIDNWKNIETLKRIRLKDWLEISSTLMASCQVRELGIYINEIKENCNFSAGKASLEKMTNLVELHLTIDHSLSVKKIIPNLDSLTRLILDGGMLTCPAASVFPPNLSHLVLANLDDDPMEELGKLPKLQYLTLSNPIKPYIGCRMKVLHDGFPCLKSLSLRRQGFLTRIDIEAGGMPCLKQLQIIDCPYLKTENLPKHIIISVA, translated from the exons ATGGCAGCGGAGGCGGCGATTTCATCTGCTGTGGAACTGCTGGGCAATCTGCTCATCCAGAAGGTGAAATTCCTGCGAGGCGTCAAGAGAAATGTGGAGTTGCTGAAAGACGAGCTGAAGAGGATGCAATCCTTTCTCAAAGACGCCAACAAAAAGCAATTTGAAGACGAGAGCGTGCGTAATTGGATATCGGAGATCAGAGAGGTGGCTCAAGATGCTGAAGATACCATCGAGATCTTCCTTCTCAACGTCGAGAACTCGAAGAGCAAGGGGCTTCTCAAACGATGCACTAGGTTCGCTAAGCGTATGTACCAGCTCGACAAAATCGGGGATGAGATTGAATCAATCCGTGCTAGGCTCGACGCCATTGACAAAAGCCGCGAGAGGTACGGGATTAAGAGTCTCGAAGAGGCGGCGGATTCTACGCGGAGGTCTCAAGTTGAACTGCGGCGGCAGCTGGCTCACTGGGAAAAAGACGAACACCTGGTGGGTATGGAAGATGATGTGAAGAAGCTGCTGCGAGAATCGATTATGGATGAGAAGAAAGGGCTTTCGGTTGCGGTTATACAAGGCATGGGGGGAATTGGGAAATCGACACTTGCCCGGGAGATATACAACCACCCCGACGTCGTTGCCGGTCGATTCGAGTGCCGTGGCTGGGTTGTAGTTTCAAGTGAATTTACTCCGCAAGAGACGATCAAGCAGCTAATCTTGGAACTGCCCGGTTCAGATGGGAACAAGCTGCGTGAATTGGAGGAGACGACCAAAGACGAGACATACCTTATACGAAAGCTTCAGAAAATGCTTCACCAGCAGCTGCAGGGCAAAAATTACTTGATAGTTTTGGACGATGTGTGGGAGCAGCAACATTGGCAAAATTTGAAGAGTGCTTTCCCCATTGAACAAG ATAAAACAAGCAGATTATTGATTACAACTCGCAACAAGATTACTGCGAAGGATGATCAATATGTGCATAAGATGGAGCTTCTAACTCCCGAGCAAAGCTGGGAATTGTTGTTGAAGAAGGCATTCATTGATGGCAAATGTGCTGAAGAATTAAGGAGTGTAGGGGAACAAATCTTGGAAAAATGCGATGGTCTACCATTAGCTATCAGCGTGGTAGGAGGCTTACTCGTGGAAACACAAACCAAGAGTGGATGGCAACAAGTTCTCAACCAAATAAACTCTTACTTGGATAAACCCGAAAGCAACGTTCCGAGAATTTTGGAGTTGAGCTATCAGAATCTGACTCCACAATTGAAGTCATGCTTCTTGTGCTTAGCTTTTTTCAAGGAAGACTCCATTATCCCTGCAAAAAGAGTGATAGATATATGGGCTGGAATGAGCTTGATCAAACAGGAAGGGAAAGCGACAATTGATGAGATAGGAAGAGGCTACTTAAATGAGCTGATCAATAGGAGCATGGTTCAGAATATCGAACAGGAAGGGAAAGCGACAATTGATGAGATAGGAAGAGGCTTCTTAAATGAGCTGATCAATCGGAGCATGGTTCAGAATAATGCTGGTTTCATCAACGATGATCGAGTAAATCATTGTCGCCTCCATGATCTTCTTCGCGAGGTATGCTTAAGCAAAGCAGGGGGCGAAATGGGTGTGAAGATTGTGAAGGGGGAGGATGGGGTTTCATCTGGATCGTCGTGCAGAACTCGTCATCGTGTTGTCGATGACAAAAATCTTGAGATTTTCTCATCGGATCAGAATAAGCATATTCGCTCCCTTTTCATCCTTAATGTCAGCCGCGAAGGGATCGATGTGAGGACTCCATCTAATTACTGGAAGAGCTTTCAACTCCTTAAGATACTCGACCTCGATGGCTTTGGGTTCCCAACATTGCCCGAATCTCTTCGCTTCTTGGTCGGATTGAAGTGCTTGAGAATACGTAGAGATCAGAGTTTGTTTGGTTATTTCGTACTCACACTCCCGAGCTGGTTCGATCACCTTAAAAAGCTCGAGGTTCTTGACGTGGAGACGGAGGTTGTGCTGTTCCCAGATGAGGCCCTGAAACTGGAAAGACTGCGTCACTTTCACGCCTATCTTGTCGATGGCAAACCGATGAGCATAGACAATTGGAAAAATATCGAGACTTTGAAACGAATCAGGCTTAAGGATTGGCTGGAAATCAGTTCAACACTAATGGCTAGTTGTCAAGTTCGTGAATTGGGCATATATATAAACGAAATCAAAGAAAATTGCAATTTCAGCGCGGGGAAAGCGTCGCTAGAGAAGATGACGAATCTTGTGGAACTACACCTAACAATCGATCATTCGTTatcagtaaaaaaaattattcccaaTCTCGACAGTCTCACTAGACTAATATTGGATGGTGGGATGCTCACATGTCCAGCTGCGAGTGTGTTCCCTCCAAATCTTTCTCACCTTGTGTTGGCCAACCTAGATGATGATCCGATGGAAGAGTTGGGGAAGCTGCCTAAGCTACAGTACCTCACGTTGTCGAATCCGATAAAACCTTACATTGGTTGCAGGATGAAAGTATTGCATGATGGGTTCCCTTGCCTCAAATCCCTCTCCCTCCGAAGGCAGGGTTTTCTGACACGGATCGATATCGAAGCAGGTGGAATGCCGTGTCTCAAACAACTCCAAATCATAGATTGCCCATATTTGAAGACTGAGAATCTGCCCAAACACATCATCATATCAGTTGCATAA